In the Arcobacter sp. F155 genome, one interval contains:
- a CDS encoding flagellar biosynthetic protein FliR gives MEQLLSLLNEELLFSSLLLFARILAFVAFMPPVFDHNSVNPTVRVGVAFYLTIFLYPLIDVKGDFSQDTFILSLISEITLGLVASFFLHVIFAAVRVIGEFVEYATALSMASMFDAASGSNTGLVNRLLYLVALMLFFQTGMYEITIIMLVKSFSMVHLGMFNIFSYDGIQIAIDEVQRMFAFAFAFALPLFFIGFILDIYYGYGTKSMPAFSPFVITFQLKFALIFIFLILGMEVFTESFTNYMITKFE, from the coding sequence ATGGAACAACTTTTATCCTTATTAAATGAAGAACTCCTTTTCAGTTCTTTACTTCTTTTTGCAAGAATTTTAGCCTTTGTTGCTTTTATGCCTCCCGTTTTTGACCATAACTCTGTAAACCCTACAGTAAGAGTTGGAGTAGCTTTTTACTTAACAATTTTTTTATATCCTTTAATTGATGTAAAGGGTGATTTTTCTCAAGACACTTTTATCTTATCTTTAATTTCTGAAATAACATTAGGTTTAGTAGCTTCATTCTTTTTACATGTAATTTTTGCAGCAGTAAGGGTTATTGGAGAGTTTGTTGAATATGCAACAGCCTTATCTATGGCAAGTATGTTTGATGCTGCAAGTGGAAGTAATACAGGGCTTGTAAATAGACTATTGTATTTAGTAGCATTAATGCTTTTTTTTCAAACAGGAATGTATGAAATAACTATTATTATGCTTGTAAAGAGTTTTTCAATGGTTCATTTAGGAATGTTTAATATCTTTTCATATGATGGAATACAAATTGCTATAGATGAAGTTCAAAGAATGTTTGCATTTGCATTTGCTTTTGCATTGCCACTATTTTTTATTGGTTTTATTTTAGATATTTATTATGGCTATGGTACAAAATCTATGCCAGCTTTTTCTCCTTTTGTAATTACCTTTCAGCTAAAATTTGCATTGATATTTATATTTCTAATTCTAGGAATGGAAGTTTTTACAGAGAGTTTTACTAATTACATGATAACAAAGTTTGAGTAG